The following are encoded in a window of Cataglyphis hispanica isolate Lineage 1 chromosome 21, ULB_Chis1_1.0, whole genome shotgun sequence genomic DNA:
- the LOC126857297 gene encoding serine-rich adhesin for platelets encodes MEQFEQLLTCAICLDRYRNPKLLPCQHSFCMEPCMDGLVDYVRRQVKCPECRAEHRIPYQGVQAFPTNVTLQRFLELHIEITGELPDPTSGQTMERCGVCSEKSYCALCVHCEKKCCPECKDAHMDILRREIARINSQVRRGLHRLQDALALVEKNTLGLQTNCASVAEEVDEIYRRLSKALKDRTEYLRNEVDRYLGTELRGLIQLKENLELEIANIQSNCDLAEAHINENVPWDDAELLDTKELFLRTVEFIRNFEYEAGDYSRRVRFVMAHDPNQLVLHVAGYGELNIKPESGSGGLLGSSSSLAPPGGSPGLMRSKSDHRLASQYRQQEEERLARNRYVPEYEYEAPEYEVPRNKSRYRSRFMRHRDGDDSDGDSRSTVRFTSTAPQEPSGLRERVLDTEDAARGPLSGIFRLTDSPRVMKKLQECERAGKRKKEEPTSQPQVQQPQTPKPQVQVRKVPTAMARQTSEDDEISRIKKQNKNAAATTTVAAVHAETVEERQPTSTPVSVHPPPSRDLSESEEQPVRKSAIARRTSAETHVPPAARSASSDSSTGSESSTGSGIRNTGAPFTTEEMKQKYLSRAPPTNTSTTVSSVPAVTSATTKESSNTIAPRTPFQSRFLGAGNRAAPPPPIQTPREEPATKKKEEEEDEDEETSSSSEETESDTEEESETDVHPSNATPSATSATSQDRQRNESAMARTDIGPLLARSAEARRGSKEDSPSIRYSSPRGSPAQSVTTTTTTMTAPSGGGAMTTTSTTPGGYTSRAFSADGSAERGYSADRGEDDNKVIAATTTIADDAFNVDADALETPRATNTRSSRTDIIITDTDKSITSSTSSHLAISEPESNLLEDSRGDSRIASVASENEATLVEGRSGNNEISLVIVDRERDGSILATDDDSEMTRRRDDVVLEKRENSDDTPCFLRIVVEDVDATVDEQHTSDLTNQPIETIIDRRDRSRSKESQTISECSSSISERTMSDSESESDSESGSEEEDEEEVEDESRDENCNVKKDRKKEEKNDSGDKGSVKREVSEKSDEGPSSPGDDEETTVLSVSSDRGESNMTPDDRYERDLKRRSASIIDERSIEEMFDDNGWVITEQDLQQDLQPVSAIPSGFRFMVDRIEDDYDGTRIEETISKIAEREHDETSNDLEDTSARSSTEIDDETTPPSEQQASEGPSRSRVYRQSSLGKNGWLVSDESESESERAVSPGIEVPYDGDVAQNEASRGIEDSGIDENGWVILDDDDVDDDGDADDGRIGERSAQESTIRSQTIDLVTNTNTENGALLANVSRSKGEQSGLLGEHEETPPVAANLSIPVQMDVSRNCDKMCGASVAADDDCAHPWSWNRIRSVAVSFLNKSRSQAAMMASRERERERERERERERERERERERERDVEAEADSPLSARSRYAALKERRQRLARSRSSHNFGGDDLDLDEEPPSPTTQSPNAYLAAKYGAGSELARSRSTHALKSREPSPERDRPGAEKDGAALSSWARYLKNKYGNRTTKDKEPPSSSSTIPSSSSSAASRRLSLGLPLRHTGQTSFESSDDDQKNPSGSPTSPTAAPVTPAAAGSSTSNGRRSHYLLKRRQLFKFGMRGSEAGCFTWPRGLAVGPDNSIVVADSSNHRVQVFDGNGNFMKEFGTYGSGEGEFDCLAGVAVNRIGQYIIADRYNHRIQVLDPSGRFLRAFGSQGTADGRFNYPWGITTDALGFIYVCDKENHRVQVFQSDGTFVGKFGSCGSGRGQLEHPHYIAVSNTNRVIVSDGNNHRIQIFDVNGRVLTSFGSEGSDDGQFKFPRGVAVDDQGYIIVADSGNNRIQIFSPDGAFLKSYGCWGSGDGEFKGLEGVAVTSTGNIVVCDRENHRVQVF; translated from the exons ATGGAGCAGTTCGAGCAGCTGCTGACCTGCGCGATATGCCTGGACCGGTATAGAAACCCGAAGCTCTTGCCATGTCAACACAGCTTTTGCATGGAGCCGTGCATGGACGGCCTCGTCGATTACGTTCGTCGACAGGTCAAGTGTCCAGAATGCCGTGCCGAACATCGTATACCATACCAG GGCGTGCAAGCTTTTCCGACCAACGTAACACTACAACGATTCCTGGAATTGCATATCGAGATCACTGGGGAGCTACCGGACCCGACCAGCGGTCAGACCATGGAACGCTGCGGTGTTTGCTCGGAGAAGAGTTACTGCGCACTGTGCGTTCACTGCGAGAAGAAATGCTGTCCCGAGTGCAAGGACGCGCACATGGATATCCTGAGACGCGAAATTGCACGCATCAATTCCCAG GTGCGCAGGGGTTTACACAGGCTGCAGGACGCGCTGGCCTTAGTGGAGAAAAACACTCTGGGCCTGCAAACGAACTGCGCCTCGGTCGCCGAGGAGGTGGACGAGATTTATCGGAGACTGAGCAAGGCTTTGAAAGACCGCACGGAATATCTGCGTAACGAGGTCGATCGATACCTCGGCACCGAGCTCAGAGGCCTGATTCAGCTCAAAGAGAATCTCGAATTGGAAATCGCGAATATCCAGAGCAACTGCGATCTGGCGGAGGCGCACATAAACGAGAATGTACCGTGGGACGACGCCGAGCTGCTGGACACAAAGGAGCTCTTCCTGCGCACGGTGGAGTTTATCAG GAATTTCGAATACGAGGCGGGGGATTACAGCCGGCGAGTCCGCTTCGTGATGGCGCACGATCCGAATCAGCTTGTCCTTCACGTGGCGGGTTATGGCGAATTGAACATTAAACCGGAAAGCGGAAGCGGCGGATTGCTAGGGAGCTCGAGCAGTTTAGCCCCACCCGGAGGTTCGCCTGGCCTCATGAGGAGCAAAAGCGATCACCGTCTCGCTTCGCAGTACAGGCAGCAAGAGGAGGAACGGCTGGCCAGGAATCGATACGTTCCCGAATACGA GTACGAGGCGCCGGAGTACGAGGTGCCCAGGAACAAGTCGAGATACAGGAGTCGATTTATGCGACATCGAGACGGCGACGATTCCGACGGTGACTCCAGGTCGACGGTGAGATTTACGTCGACGGCGCCGCAGGAGCCGTCCGGTCTGCGCGAACGTGTCCTGGATACGGAGGACGCCGCGCGCGGTCCCCTGTCCGGCATATTTCGCCTGACGGACTCGCCGCGCGTTATGAAAAAGCTTCAGGAGTGCGAGCGAGCCGGCAAAAGGAAGAAGGAGGAACCGACGAGTCAGCCTCAAGTGCAACAGCCCCAAACACCTAAGCCTCAG GTACAAGTGAGAAAGGTACCGACCGCGATGGCGAGGCAGACCAGCGAGGACGACGAGATCTCCAGGATCAAGAAGCAGAACAAGAACGCCGCGGCGACCACCACCGTCGCCGCCGTCCACGCCGAGACGGTGGAGGAGAGGCAGCCGACATCGACGCCCGTTTCCGTGCATCCGCCGCCATCGAGAGATCTTTCGGAATCCGAGGAACAGCCGGTCAGGAAATCGGCTATCGCCAG GAGAACTTCGGCGGAAACTCATGTCCCGCCCGCGGCCAGGAGCGCCTCATCGGACTCGAGCACCGGCTCCGAGAGCTCGACGGGATCGGGAATACGCAACACGGGCGCGCCGTTCACAACCGAGGAGATGAAGCAGAAGTATCTGTCGAGGGCGCCGCCGACCAACACATCGACCACCGTGTCATCGGTGCCGGCTGTCACCTCCGCGACAACCAAGGAGTCATCGAACACTATCGCGCCAAGGACGCCCTTTCAGAGCCGTTTTTTAGGCGCAG GTAATCGTGCGGCTCCGCCACCACCGATTCAGACACCGCGAGAGGAGCCTGCAAcgaagaagaaggaagaagaagaggatgaGGACGAGGAGACGAGCAGCTCGTCCGAAGAGACGGAGTCGGACACCGAAGAAGAGTCAGAAACGGACGTTCATCCGTCCAACGCTACTCCGTCTGCCACTTCCGCCACATCTCAGGATCGTCAGAGAAACGAATCCGCCATGGCTCGCACCGATATCGGACCTCTGCTCGCTCGCAGTGCCGAAGCTCGAAGGGGAAGCAAAGAGGATTCACCTTCCATCAG GTATTCGTCGCCGAGGGGGAGCCCCGCGCAATccgtgacgacgacgacgacgacgatgacggcaCCGAGCGGTGGCGgcgcgatgacgacgacgtcgacgacgCCGGGCGGCTACACCAGCAG GGCGTTTAGCGCGGACGGTAGTGCCGAAAGAGGGTACTCGGCCGATCGCGGCGAGGACGATAATAAAGTAATCGCGGCCACGACCACGATCGCGGATGACGCTTTTAACGTCGACGCCGACGCACTTGAAACGCCGCGGGCGACGAACACACGCTCGTCGCGAACGGACATTATTATTACGGACACCGACAAATCGATCACCTCATCCACCTCCTCCCACCTCGCGATTAGCGAACCCGAGAGTAATCTTCTCGAAGATAGTCGCGGCGATAGTCGAATAGCGAGCGTGGCATCCGAAAACGAGGCCACGTTAGTGGAAGGTCGTTCCGGGAACAATGAGATCTCGTTGGTAATCGTTGATCGCGAACGGGACGGATCTATTCTCGCGACCGACGATGACTCCGAAATGACTAGAAGACGCGACGACGTCGTGTTGGAAAAGCGTGAAAATTCCGATGACACTCCATGTTTCCTTCGGATCGTTGTGGAGGACGTCGATGCGACTGTCGATGAACAGCATACATCGGATCTTACGAATCAACCCATCGAGACGATCATCGATCGCAGAGATCGATCGAGATCCAAAGAGTCTCAAACTATCTCCGAATGTTCGAGTTCCATCAGCGAGCGGACGATGTCCGACAGCGAATCAGAGAGCGATTCGGAAAGCGGTTCCGAGGAAGAAGACGAAGAGGAGGTTGAGGACGAGTCTCGAGATGAAAATTGCAACGtgaagaaagatagaaaaaaagaagaaaagaatgatTCCGGCGATAAAGGCAGCGTGAAACGCGAAGTTAGCGAGAAAAGCGACGAGGGTCCATCGAGTCCCGGAGACGACGAGGAGACTACGGTGTTGAGTGTTAGTTCGGACCGTGGGGAAAGCAATATGACACCCGACGACCGTTACGAGAGGGATCTAAAGCGTCGAAGCGCCTCGATTATCGACGAGAGAAGTATCGAGGAGATGTTCGACGACAATGGTTGGGTGATCACGGAACAGGATCTACAGCAGGATCTGCAGCCGGTGTCCGCGATCCCGTCGGGCTTTAGATTCATGGTCGATCGCATTGAGGATGACTACGATGGGACTCGTATTGAAGAAACTATTTCGAAGATCGCTGAGCGGGAACACGACGAGACATCGAACGATCTCGAGGATACCTCAGCGCGGTCGAGCACCGAGATTGACGACGAGACGACTCCTCCGAGCGAACAGCAAGCGTCCGAGGGTCCGTCCAGAAGTCGCGTGTACAGGCAGAGCAGTCTGGGTAAAAACGGATGGCTGGTGTCCGACGAGTCCGAGAGCGAGTCCGAACGGGCGGTCTCTCCTGGGATCGAAGTTCCCTACGATGGAGACGTTGCGCAAAACGAAGCTTCGAGAGGGATCGAGGATAGTGGCATCGACGAGAACGGGTGGGTGATActtgacgacgacgacgtcgatGACGACGGCGACGCCGATGATGGCCGTATAGGGGAGCGCAGCGCGCAGGAGAGCACGATTCGTTCCCAAACGATCGACCTCGTAACGAACACTAACACTGAGAACGGTGCATTACTCGCGAACGTTAGCCGGTCGAAGGGCGAGCAGTCGGGGCTCCTCGGCGAGCACGAGGAAACGCCACCCGTTGCTGCCAATCTCAGTATACCGGTGCAAATG gatgtctcACGAAACTGTGATAAAATGTGCGGCGCATCGGTGGCCGCCGATGATGATTGCGCTCATCCATGGAGCTGGAATCGAATTAGATCAGTGGCCGTTTC ATTCCTGAATAAGAGCAGGAGCCAGGCGGCGATGATGGCGTCCCGCGAGCGGGAACGGGAACGGGAACGGGAACGAGAACGTGAACGTGAACGTGAACGCGAGCGAGAACGCGAGAGGGACGTGGAGGCGGAGGCCGACTCGCCCTTATCGGCGAGATCCCGATACGCGGCCCTGAAGGAGCGTCGACAGCGTCTCGCTCGTTCTAGGAGCTCGCACAACTTCGGCGGCGATGATCTCGACCTGGACGAGGAACCGCCGTCGCCGACAACCCAGTCGCCGAATGCTTATCTTGCGGCCAAGTACGGCGCCGGCTCCGAGTTAGCGCGTAGTCGCAGCACCCACGCCCTGAAGTCGAGGGAACCGAGCCCGGAACGCGATCGCCCGGGCGCGGAGAAGGACGGCGCGGCTCTGAGCTCCTGGGCCAGGTACCTGAAGAACAAATACGGCAACCGCACCACCAAGGACAAGGAACCGCCCTCTTCGTCCTCCACGATACCCTCGTCCAG cTCTAGCGCGGCCTCGAGAAGGCTATCGTTAGGCTTACCTCTGCGACACACCGGGCAAACATCCTTTGAATCTTCTGACGACGACCAAAAAAACCCGTCAGGCTCCCCCACGTCCCCTACAGCAGCTCCCGTTACACCCGCAGCAGCAGGTTCCTCCACTAG CAATGGTCGGAGGAGTCATTACTTGCTGAAGCGGCGGCAGCTGTTTAAGTTTGGGATGCGGGGGAGCGAAGCCGGATGCTTTACCTGGCCGAGAGGCCTCGCGGTCGGCCCGGACAACTCCATCGTCGTGGCCGACAGCTCCAATCATCGTGTTCAA GTGTTCGACGGTAATGGAAACTTCATGAAGGAGTTTGGAACATACGGCAGCGGCGAGGGTGAATTCGATTGCCTCGCCGGGGTGGCCGTAAACAGGATCGGGCAGTACATCATCGCGGACCGCTACAACCACAGGATCCAGGTGCTCGATCCGTCCGGCCGTTTCCTGCGAGCCTTCGGCTCCCAGGGTACCGCCGACGGCCGGTTCAATTATCCCTGGGGAATCACCACCGACGCCCTCGGATTCATCTACGTATGCGACAAGGAGAATCATCGCGTACaa GTATTTCAATCAGACGGCACGTTCGTGGGCAAGTTCGGCTCGTGCGGCAGCGGACGTGGTCAATTAGAACACCCGCATTACATCGCGGTGAGCAACACGAACCGAGTGATCGTCAGCGATGGCAATAATCATCGCATTCAGATATTCGATGTCAACGGCCGCGTACTGACGTCCTTCGGCTCGGAGGGCTCCGACGACGGCCAGTTCAAGTTTCCGCGGGGCGTCGCCGTGGACGATCAAGGCTACATCATCGTCGCCGATTCCGGTAACAATCGCATACAGATCTTCAGTCCGGACGGCGCCTTCCTCAAGTCGTACGGCTGCTGGGGTAGCGGCGACGGCGAGTTCAAGGGCCTCGAGGGCGTAGCCGTCACTTCCACCGGCAACATCGTCGTCTGCGACCGCGAGAATCATCGGGTCCAAGTATTCTGA